A region from the Clavibacter sp. A6099 genome encodes:
- a CDS encoding ABC transporter permease produces the protein MSNALMGNPIDPHNDPSLPEGGANSELTIEQREVEGLSQGTVVRRRFLRHKGAMTALVVLLLMALLVYSSVGIQFFGFRIPGWWMWNYEDVAPIVNGGNPTWTLPFQFGVHPFGQDEIGRDIFARVMRGTQQSIVVMVLYGIIAAFIGIVVGAVAGFFRGRIDSLLMRFTDLIIVIPVIVIAAVLGRTFGGLGAVVLGIVLGLIGWPSLARLVRGEFLSLREREFVDAARVAGASNSRIVFRHILPNAIGVVIVSTTLLMSAAILLEAALSFLGFGIVKPDVSLGQIINEYQGAFATRPWLFWFPGLFIIIIALSINFIGDGLRDAFDPRQRRMPGGQGPYKQMFAMLTGRTRRDAGPSTGSGAEGVRVPPPVGSSRPDAQADGPADGQAPDSTDGR, from the coding sequence ATGTCCAACGCACTGATGGGGAACCCCATCGACCCCCACAACGACCCGAGCCTGCCCGAGGGCGGAGCCAACTCCGAGCTGACGATCGAGCAGCGGGAGGTCGAGGGCCTCAGCCAGGGCACCGTCGTCCGCCGCCGGTTCCTGCGCCACAAGGGCGCGATGACCGCGCTCGTGGTGCTGCTGCTGATGGCGCTCCTCGTGTACTCGTCCGTCGGCATCCAGTTCTTCGGATTCCGCATCCCCGGCTGGTGGATGTGGAACTACGAGGACGTCGCGCCCATCGTCAACGGCGGCAACCCCACGTGGACCCTGCCGTTCCAGTTCGGCGTGCACCCCTTCGGCCAGGACGAGATCGGGCGCGACATCTTCGCCCGCGTCATGCGCGGCACGCAGCAGTCCATCGTCGTGATGGTGCTCTACGGCATCATCGCCGCGTTCATCGGCATCGTGGTCGGCGCCGTCGCCGGCTTCTTCCGCGGCCGCATCGACTCCCTGCTGATGCGCTTCACGGACCTCATCATCGTGATCCCCGTGATCGTCATCGCGGCCGTCCTCGGCCGCACCTTCGGCGGACTCGGCGCGGTGGTCCTCGGCATCGTCCTCGGCCTGATCGGCTGGCCGTCGCTCGCCCGCCTCGTGCGCGGCGAGTTCCTGAGCCTCCGCGAGCGCGAGTTCGTGGACGCCGCGAGGGTCGCCGGAGCCTCGAACAGCCGGATCGTGTTCCGGCACATCCTGCCGAACGCCATCGGCGTGGTCATCGTCTCCACGACCCTGCTCATGAGCGCGGCCATCCTGCTCGAGGCGGCGCTGTCGTTCCTCGGGTTCGGCATCGTGAAGCCCGACGTCTCGCTCGGCCAGATCATCAACGAGTACCAGGGCGCCTTCGCGACCCGACCGTGGCTGTTCTGGTTCCCGGGCCTCTTCATCATCATCATCGCGCTGTCGATCAACTTCATCGGCGACGGCCTGCGCGACGCGTTCGACCCGCGCCAGCGCCGCATGCCGGGTGGACAGGGCCCCTACAAGCAGATGTTCGCCATGCTCACCGGGCGCACCCGCCGCGACGCAGGTCCGTCGACCGGCTCCGGTGCCGAGGGCGTCCGCGTCCCGCCGCCCGTCGGCTCCTCGCGACCGGACGCACAGGCCGACGGTCCCGCCGACGGCCAGGCGCCCGACAGCACGGACGGCCGATGA
- a CDS encoding ABC transporter permease translates to MITFVLRRLVASFFVLLGASFIIYNLAANSGDPLQDLRENPSPNRDALIAARVDLLDLDVPSPLRYFIWLGGVFKVFIGQVDLGKAIDGREVNEIIANAAGQTIQLVTIATIIAVLIGVSIGMTTALRQYSGYDYTVTFASFLFFSLPIFFVAVLLKQYVAIGFNDFLVNPSIPPIMIVVLSLVSGFVWMSIIGGDPKPRLIVFGSAVVITAVVLIYLLATDWFSRPGLGILLIAALGALVAVLITSLSTGLRNRRAFYSALAMAVLGAALWYPLQFVLTVSAPWWITIVLIVAFVVVGVVVGYVVGQNDKPIVARGAGITGGLVALLIIVDRVMQVWPDYVTNTRGRPIATVGAVTPGLNGSVWQGMLDSYTHLLLPTIAILLISVASYSRYSRASLLEVMNQDYVRTARAKGLTERTVIMRHAFRNAMIPVATVIAFDVGGLIGGAVITETIFAWKGMGSVFQDALTKTDLNPLMGFILITSILTVIFNMLADILYSVLDPRIRVS, encoded by the coding sequence GTGATTACCTTCGTCTTGAGACGTCTCGTCGCGTCGTTCTTCGTCCTCCTGGGCGCCAGCTTCATCATCTACAACCTGGCGGCCAATTCCGGTGATCCCCTCCAGGATCTGCGCGAGAACCCGTCGCCGAACCGCGATGCGCTCATCGCCGCTCGAGTCGACCTCCTCGACCTCGACGTGCCGTCGCCGCTGCGGTACTTCATCTGGCTCGGTGGGGTGTTCAAGGTCTTCATCGGCCAGGTCGACCTCGGCAAGGCCATCGACGGCCGCGAGGTCAACGAGATCATCGCCAACGCCGCCGGGCAGACGATCCAGCTGGTGACGATCGCCACGATCATCGCCGTGCTCATCGGCGTCTCCATCGGCATGACGACGGCGCTCCGCCAGTACAGCGGCTACGACTACACGGTCACCTTCGCGTCGTTCCTCTTCTTCTCGCTGCCGATCTTCTTCGTCGCCGTGCTGCTCAAGCAGTACGTCGCCATCGGCTTCAACGACTTCCTCGTGAACCCGTCGATCCCGCCGATCATGATCGTGGTCCTGTCGCTCGTCTCGGGCTTCGTCTGGATGAGCATCATCGGCGGCGACCCGAAGCCGCGGCTCATCGTGTTCGGCTCCGCCGTGGTCATCACCGCGGTCGTGCTCATCTACCTGCTCGCCACGGACTGGTTCTCGCGCCCCGGCCTCGGCATCCTGCTCATCGCCGCGCTCGGCGCCCTCGTCGCGGTGCTCATCACGTCGCTCTCGACGGGGCTGCGCAACCGTCGGGCGTTCTATTCCGCGCTCGCCATGGCCGTCCTCGGCGCCGCGCTCTGGTACCCGCTGCAGTTCGTGCTGACGGTCTCGGCTCCCTGGTGGATCACCATCGTGCTCATCGTCGCCTTCGTCGTCGTCGGCGTGGTCGTGGGCTACGTCGTCGGACAGAACGACAAGCCGATCGTCGCCCGCGGCGCCGGCATCACGGGCGGCCTCGTCGCGCTGCTGATCATCGTCGACCGCGTCATGCAGGTGTGGCCGGACTACGTGACCAACACCCGCGGCCGCCCCATCGCCACCGTCGGCGCCGTGACGCCGGGTCTCAACGGATCCGTGTGGCAGGGCATGCTCGACAGCTACACCCACCTCCTGCTGCCGACCATCGCGATCCTCCTCATCTCCGTCGCGAGCTACTCGCGCTACTCGCGGGCCAGCCTCCTCGAGGTCATGAACCAGGACTACGTGCGCACCGCGCGGGCCAAGGGCCTCACCGAGCGCACCGTGATCATGCGCCACGCGTTCCGCAACGCCATGATCCCCGTCGCCACCGTCATCGCGTTCGACGTGGGCGGGCTCATCGGCGGCGCGGTGATCACCGAGACGATCTTCGCCTGGAAGGGCATGGGCTCCGTGTTCCAGGACGCCCTGACCAAGACCGACCTCAACCCGCTGATGGGATTCATCCTGATCACGAGCATCCTCACCGTGATCTTCAACATGCTGGCCGACATCCTCTACTCGGTCCTCGATCCTCGAATCCGGGTGAGCTGA
- a CDS encoding ABC transporter family substrate-binding protein, protein MKIRRLAAAGAVIVSGALVLSGCSAPAQESEVIAGTEITVAWNDPFLEYNNASATGNASANTNIVYLTNQSFNYYDDGPSLVKNTDFGTYEKVSDDPLVVKFTIKEGVKWSDGTPVDAADMLLNWAANTTNVNTVADDAVKKDDSGAATVGDDQVFFNSGAVPDTRLGLVTKTPEIGDDGRSLTYTYDQPYVDWEIATGNGVGVSAHGTTQLAFPDENLSPEDAKKKLITAIQDKDASVLAPVSKIWNDGYRYSDMPTEPQKTLGDGAYTITDLKADQYVTLTANPEYTGTKKPKYEKITVRFIADPQAQIQALSNGEVQIASGQPTADLLQQVQGLSGIEYKGQAEGTYEHVDLQVTNGGPFDPAKYGGDADKAKLVRQAFFKTLPREEILDKLIKPLQEDAELRNSNVYVPGTPEYKESVEKNGYKDQAVDIEGAKALLAQAGVSGPIDARVIYGQGNTRRQQEFELMRQSAAQAGFNLIDVNSATWGADLSSKTGSYDIALFGWQSVSLGVGESGPNYQTGGINNYYGWSNPEIDSLFKQLDTETDKDKQLALVIQAETLIQQQGWTTPIYQFPGLTAWSDTVSGVKPAFLSPNWFWNYWEWAPAQAAAQ, encoded by the coding sequence TTGAAAATCAGACGCCTCGCAGCGGCTGGTGCCGTCATCGTCTCCGGTGCCCTCGTACTCAGCGGCTGCTCTGCGCCCGCCCAGGAGTCCGAGGTCATCGCCGGCACTGAGATCACCGTGGCCTGGAACGACCCGTTCCTCGAGTACAACAACGCGTCGGCGACCGGCAACGCGTCCGCCAACACGAACATCGTGTACCTGACGAACCAGTCCTTCAACTACTACGACGACGGCCCGTCCCTCGTCAAGAACACCGACTTCGGCACCTACGAGAAGGTCTCCGACGACCCGCTCGTCGTGAAGTTCACGATCAAGGAGGGCGTCAAGTGGAGCGACGGCACCCCCGTCGACGCCGCGGACATGCTCCTCAACTGGGCTGCCAACACCACCAACGTCAACACCGTGGCCGACGACGCCGTGAAGAAGGACGACAGCGGCGCGGCGACGGTCGGCGACGACCAGGTCTTCTTCAACTCGGGCGCAGTGCCGGACACCCGCCTCGGACTGGTCACCAAGACCCCCGAGATCGGCGATGACGGCCGCAGCCTCACGTACACGTACGACCAGCCCTACGTGGACTGGGAGATCGCGACCGGCAACGGCGTCGGCGTCTCCGCGCACGGCACCACGCAGCTCGCGTTCCCCGACGAGAACCTCTCGCCCGAGGACGCGAAGAAGAAGCTGATCACGGCCATCCAGGACAAGGACGCCAGCGTCCTCGCCCCGGTGTCGAAGATCTGGAACGACGGCTACCGCTACTCGGACATGCCGACGGAGCCGCAGAAGACCCTGGGCGACGGCGCGTACACGATCACCGACCTCAAGGCCGACCAGTACGTCACCCTGACGGCGAACCCCGAGTACACCGGCACGAAGAAGCCGAAGTACGAGAAGATCACGGTCCGCTTCATCGCGGACCCGCAGGCGCAGATCCAGGCCCTCTCCAACGGCGAGGTCCAGATCGCGTCCGGCCAGCCCACGGCCGACCTCCTCCAGCAGGTCCAGGGACTCAGCGGCATCGAGTACAAGGGACAGGCCGAGGGCACGTACGAGCACGTCGACCTCCAGGTCACCAACGGCGGCCCGTTCGACCCCGCGAAGTACGGCGGCGACGCCGACAAGGCCAAGCTCGTGCGCCAGGCGTTCTTCAAGACGCTGCCGCGCGAGGAGATCCTCGACAAGCTGATCAAGCCCCTGCAGGAGGACGCGGAGCTCCGCAACTCGAACGTCTACGTGCCCGGCACGCCGGAGTACAAGGAGTCCGTCGAGAAGAACGGCTACAAGGACCAGGCGGTCGACATCGAGGGCGCCAAGGCGCTCCTCGCCCAGGCCGGCGTGTCCGGCCCGATCGACGCCCGCGTCATCTACGGCCAGGGCAACACGCGCCGCCAGCAGGAGTTCGAGCTCATGCGCCAGTCGGCCGCCCAGGCCGGCTTCAACCTGATCGACGTGAACAGCGCGACGTGGGGTGCCGACCTGTCCAGCAAGACGGGCTCGTACGACATCGCCCTCTTCGGGTGGCAGTCGGTGAGCCTCGGTGTCGGCGAGTCCGGCCCGAACTACCAGACCGGCGGCATCAACAACTACTACGGCTGGTCGAACCCCGAGATCGACTCGCTGTTCAAGCAGCTGGACACGGAGACGGACAAGGACAAGCAGCTCGCGCTGGTCATCCAGGCCGAGACCCTCATCCAGCAGCAGGGCTGGACGACGCCGATCTACCAGTTCCCGGGCCTCACCGCCTGGAGCGACACCGTGTCGGGCGTCAAGCCCGCGTTCCTGTCGCCCAACTGGTTCTGGAACTACTGGGAGTGGGCTCCGGCCCAGGCAGCCGCGCAGTAG
- a CDS encoding CPBP family intramembrane glutamic endopeptidase, with the protein MPDAPALARAPRPPLRRAMRTRLRWEIAIVLGLSLGASAVYSVLRIVDLSTRPEALGSQSATINRSLNDRQVFDLLYQLLDIATALVPVVLVLFLLWQPGRSAFRRIGLDLARPGRDVAAGFGLAALIGVPGLGLYFAGRALGITVDVVPTALDSYWWTVPVLVLVALRAALQEEVIVVGYLFTRLRELGWGHGRLGAWSIILSAAVLRGSYHLYQGYGPFLGNVAMGVVFGWCYVRFGRTAPLVVAHLILDVVSFVGYPVALALLPGLFG; encoded by the coding sequence GTGCCCGACGCTCCCGCCCTCGCCCGCGCTCCACGACCGCCGCTGCGGCGCGCCATGCGGACGCGGCTGCGGTGGGAGATCGCCATCGTGCTCGGGCTCTCGCTCGGGGCGAGCGCCGTCTACTCGGTGCTCCGGATCGTCGACCTGTCCACGCGGCCGGAGGCCCTCGGCTCGCAGAGCGCCACCATCAACCGGAGCCTGAACGACCGGCAGGTGTTCGACCTCCTGTACCAGCTGCTCGACATAGCGACCGCGCTGGTGCCCGTGGTCCTCGTGCTCTTCCTGCTGTGGCAGCCGGGACGGAGCGCCTTCCGACGGATCGGGCTCGACCTCGCGCGTCCGGGGCGCGACGTCGCCGCCGGGTTCGGGCTGGCCGCGCTCATCGGGGTGCCCGGGCTCGGGCTGTACTTCGCCGGCCGCGCGCTCGGGATCACGGTGGACGTGGTGCCGACCGCGCTCGACTCGTACTGGTGGACCGTGCCGGTGCTCGTGCTCGTGGCCCTCCGTGCCGCGCTGCAGGAGGAGGTGATCGTGGTCGGCTACCTCTTCACCCGGCTGCGCGAGCTCGGCTGGGGGCACGGGCGGCTGGGTGCGTGGAGCATCATCCTGTCGGCGGCCGTACTCCGCGGGAGCTACCACCTGTACCAGGGCTACGGGCCCTTCCTCGGCAACGTGGCGATGGGCGTCGTGTTCGGCTGGTGCTACGTGCGCTTCGGCCGCACCGCGCCGCTCGTGGTGGCGCACCTGATCCTCGACGTCGTGAGCTTCGTGGGCTACCCGGTCGCGCTCGCGCTGCTGCCCGGGCTGTTCGGCTGA
- a CDS encoding DUF485 domain-containing protein, whose protein sequence is MGDAAHPSGGPRPAIDYLEVEDSARFRELKREHRSFVFPLAVAFLVWYFAFVLLSDYAHELMSTPVIGNVNLGILLGLGQFVTTFAITTWYVSRANSRFDPIAAEIRADLEERERVALEGPRGSTPPKRRKGGRR, encoded by the coding sequence ATGGGCGACGCCGCTCATCCGTCCGGGGGCCCCCGGCCGGCCATCGACTACCTGGAGGTCGAGGACTCGGCCCGGTTCCGCGAGCTGAAGCGCGAGCATCGCAGCTTCGTCTTCCCGCTGGCCGTCGCCTTCCTCGTCTGGTACTTCGCGTTCGTGCTGCTCTCGGACTACGCGCATGAGCTCATGTCCACGCCCGTCATCGGGAACGTGAACCTCGGGATCCTGCTCGGGCTCGGGCAGTTCGTGACGACCTTCGCGATCACCACCTGGTACGTGAGCCGCGCGAACTCGCGGTTCGATCCCATCGCGGCGGAGATCCGCGCCGACCTGGAGGAGCGGGAGCGCGTCGCGCTCGAGGGGCCGCGCGGATCCACGCCGCCGAAGCGCCGCAAGGGCGGCCGACGGTGA
- a CDS encoding solute symporter family protein, giving the protein MATTPTTDTGDPVLNISIFGAFVVITLVIVFRASRNNSTAADYYAAGRSFTGPQNGTAIAGDYLSAASFLGIVGAIAINGYDGFLYSIGFLVAWLVALLLVAELMRNTGKFTMADVLSFRLKQRPVRLAAATTTLAVCFFYLLAQMAGAGGLVSLLLGIDDRLGQSLVIAVVGALMIVYVLVGGMKGTTWVQIIKACLLIAGAAVMTVWVLAIHGFNVSDLLGAAAAATDKPVLEPGNQYGLTGITKLDFLSLALALVLGTAGLPHVLMRFYTVPTAKEARRSVVWAIWLIGVFYLFTLVLGYGAGALLGSERILAAPGGVNSAAPLLALELGGPILLGIIAAVAFATILAVVAGLTITAAASFAHDVYGSVIKKGQVSANGEVRVARITVVVIGIVSIIAGIGANGQNVAFLVALAFAVAASANLPTILYSLYWRRFSTRGAVLSMYGGLGTALVLIAFSPVVSGGETSMIPGADFSWFPLSNPGIVSIPVGFLLGWIGTVTSTRKEDPLVAAEMDVRSLTGHGAEKATEH; this is encoded by the coding sequence ATGGCGACGACGCCCACGACCGACACGGGCGATCCGGTCCTCAACATCTCGATCTTCGGGGCGTTCGTGGTCATCACGCTCGTGATCGTGTTCCGCGCGAGCCGCAACAACTCCACGGCTGCGGACTACTACGCGGCCGGCCGCTCGTTCACCGGCCCGCAGAACGGCACGGCGATCGCGGGCGACTACCTGTCGGCGGCGTCGTTCCTCGGGATCGTCGGCGCCATCGCCATCAACGGGTACGACGGATTCCTCTACTCGATCGGGTTCCTGGTCGCGTGGCTCGTGGCGCTGCTGCTCGTGGCGGAGCTCATGCGCAACACGGGCAAGTTCACGATGGCCGACGTGCTGAGCTTCCGGCTCAAGCAGCGGCCCGTGCGGCTGGCGGCGGCGACCACCACGCTCGCGGTCTGCTTCTTCTACCTGCTCGCGCAGATGGCGGGCGCCGGCGGGCTGGTCTCGCTGCTGCTCGGGATCGACGACCGGCTCGGGCAGTCGCTCGTGATCGCCGTGGTCGGCGCGCTGATGATCGTCTACGTGCTCGTCGGCGGGATGAAGGGCACGACCTGGGTGCAGATCATCAAGGCGTGCCTGCTCATCGCGGGCGCCGCCGTGATGACCGTGTGGGTGCTGGCGATCCACGGCTTCAACGTGTCCGACCTGCTGGGCGCCGCGGCGGCCGCGACCGACAAGCCCGTGCTCGAGCCCGGCAACCAGTACGGGCTCACCGGGATCACGAAGCTCGACTTCCTGTCGCTCGCCCTCGCGCTGGTGCTCGGGACGGCGGGCCTCCCCCACGTGCTCATGCGCTTCTACACGGTGCCGACCGCGAAGGAGGCGAGGCGCAGCGTCGTCTGGGCGATCTGGCTCATCGGCGTCTTCTACCTCTTCACCCTGGTGCTCGGGTACGGCGCCGGCGCGCTGCTCGGGAGCGAGCGGATCCTCGCGGCACCCGGCGGCGTGAACTCCGCCGCTCCCCTGCTGGCGCTCGAGCTCGGCGGGCCGATCCTGCTCGGGATCATCGCGGCGGTCGCGTTCGCCACGATCCTGGCGGTGGTCGCGGGCCTCACCATCACGGCGGCGGCTTCCTTCGCGCACGACGTGTACGGCAGCGTCATCAAGAAGGGGCAGGTCTCGGCCAACGGCGAGGTGCGGGTCGCGCGGATCACGGTGGTCGTGATCGGCATCGTCTCGATCATCGCGGGCATCGGCGCCAACGGGCAGAACGTCGCGTTCCTCGTGGCGCTCGCGTTCGCGGTGGCCGCGAGCGCGAACCTGCCGACCATCCTGTACTCCCTCTACTGGCGGCGGTTCTCCACGCGGGGCGCGGTGCTCAGCATGTACGGCGGGCTCGGGACGGCGCTCGTGCTGATCGCGTTCTCGCCCGTCGTCTCGGGCGGGGAGACGTCGATGATCCCGGGGGCCGACTTCTCGTGGTTCCCGCTGAGCAACCCGGGGATCGTGTCGATCCCCGTCGGGTTCCTGCTGGGCTGGATCGGGACGGTGACCTCCACGCGCAAGGAGGATCCGCTCGTGGCGGCGGAGATGGACGTGCGGTCGCTCACCGGGCACGGCGCCGAGAAGGCGACGGAGCACTAG